Part of the Woronichinia naegeliana WA131 genome, TCTACCATGATTTTCTAATAAATCATTTTTCACCTCTTTGCCTGCCATCCCTGACATTTTTGAGGATACCTGTTTTGCCAATAATGGCGTTGATGTTATGATTATCCTTGCTTCTCTTTCTAAGGGGCAATACGTTTTTCCTCAAAGGTGAACGCTGATATACATGACGATTCACTATAACCTCACCATAAGGTGTTTGATATTCTTTCGGTTGCTCTCCCTTACTCTTCCAGATTTCTTCACCGATTTTTAAGGGTGAACCATCTGTATCTAAATATTTCAAGGCTTCTTTGCTGGCGATGCAACCTACTTCGTTTAAGCCTTTTTGAATATTTATTTCTGTATCCAACATTGAACGACTGAGTTCTAATGTTAGTTCTATTTTTATCTTTGAACCCTCTACATTAATTAGTTTTGCTGTCATCATTGTTTCCTCTTTGTCACTTTTCATCCCATGTTAACACTTTTCTTTTCCTTCATCAACTAAAGGTCACACCCGTCAGAAGAAGGATAGAAGCCCTTGATAGAAGGGTGTGCAGGGCAAACGCATCGGGTGCGACCTTTAGTTGATAAGAGCTGTTGTAATCAGGGTTCTACAGGGAACCCATATTGATCAAGTTTTGCCCAAAATTGACTCCATCGTTCCTTCGTCAATACCAAAGCTCGTAGGCTCAAAATAATTCCTGCTCCTTTTTCCTTCCATCGCATCCCTGAACAACATAATCGTTGTTTGACCAACGTCTTACAAGCTGCTTCCGTAACACCTGAACCAATCGGATACTTTTTCTCTATGTATTCAGCATAATCCATTTGATGCTGATGATTCTCGTAATAAGTAGGGCTTGCTGAAAAAAGCTGAAACCTTTACGGAGAAAAATAGTAGGCGAATTAAGAACCGCTAGAATGCACGAAAATAGGGTAGAATGCCTCAAAACCATTGCATTAAGAAGAGAGAAAGCAGATGTACCGAAAGCAACAGTACTCAATTGAAACACCAGAAAACTTGAAAAATCTGTTCGGCGGGCAGTTAGACGAAGAAAATCGTTGGATAGAAATGTCAAAAATGATTCTTTGGGAAGAATATGAGGAAGAATATGCAAAAAACTTCACAGAAAAAAAAGGAGCCCCAGCCAAATCATTTAGAATGGCATTAGGAGCATTAATTATCAAAGAAATTTCAGGAAAAAGTGACAGAGAAACAGTAGAACAAATAAAAGAGAACCCTTATTTACAGTACTTTATAGGAATGGAAAGCTATAGTAGCAAAGAAGCATTTAATGCGTCAATGATGGTTCATTTTCGTAAAAAAATAGGAATGGAATTAATAAATAAAATTAATAAAGAAATAGAAAAAAAAGCGACGGGTGTAGCGTCAGAAAAAAAAGAAAATGAAGGAAAGTTATTGTTAGATGCGACTTGTACACCAGCAGATATAAAATATCCAACGGATATAGGAATATTGAATGATGCCAGAGAAAAAACAGAAAAAATAATAGATAAGCTGTATGAAGAAATAAAAGAGAAAAGGAAAGAAAAGCCGAGGACTTATAGGGAAGTGGCAAGAAAAGAGTACTTAGCCATAGCAAAAAAACGTCGTGTGTCAAAAAAAGAAAGAAGAAAAGGAACAAAAAAACAACTAGGATATATAAAAAGAAACTTGTCTCATATAGAAAAAATGATAGAAGAGGGAGCAAAGTTAGAAAAACTAACGAAAAAAGAGCAAGAAGAGCTTGTAACGATAGGAAAAGTGTATGAGCAACAGTTAGAAAT contains:
- a CDS encoding IS5 family transposase; this translates as MYRKQQYSIETPENLKNLFGGQLDEENRWIEMSKMILWEEYEEEYAKNFTEKKGAPAKSFRMALGALIIKEISGKSDRETVEQIKENPYLQYFIGMESYSSKEAFNASMMVHFRKKIGMELINKINKEIEKKATGVASEKKENEGKLLLDATCTPADIKYPTDIGILNDAREKTEKIIDKLYEEIKEKRKEKPRTYREVARKEYLAIAKKRRVSKKERRKGTKKQLGYIKRNLSHIEKMIEEGAKLEKLTKKEQEELVTIGKVYEQQLEMYEKKTNKVENRIVSVSQPHVRPIVRGKAGKAVEFGAKISASNVNGFVFLDKLSWDNYNESGDLQARIEEYKRETGCYPESVHVDKIYRTKANRAYCKERDIRMSGPRLGRPPKEVSKEKKKEARSDERVRNAIEGKFGQGKRKFSLGRVMAKLPETSETVIAMNFLVMNLSTLLQRVRPLVDKSCCNQGSTGNPY